Proteins encoded by one window of Babylonia areolata isolate BAREFJ2019XMU chromosome 8, ASM4173473v1, whole genome shotgun sequence:
- the LOC143284907 gene encoding constitutive coactivator of PPAR-gamma-like protein 1 homolog, whose translation MGIADFQEFLETDCSSACVSVDLLKISRGFVQTKRRGVGRNGGNGRFCLVVDGESCLDRLYGGFFSDWVCGGQWNRMTAFLASLIQACQNANMELIVFFNGALEKEKMNEWFAHQLEQKDKVRYVLRHIVNKGTPPPKVWWSAPVFVQGALRMALAHLGVTVACSMDDHHQEVIGFCREHNLQGIIAQESVYTIFDPPRYFSSNNLKLTYKGSLETKEYIMDEIAKCLNLNPNRFCIFAALLGNHILTDEDLQEFRSQFPGHTPKPKRAPVKLDAATIKKTCDFVRNLQTVENLDQVGELIFGNSKGNKADLINKFKQCVQYYLNGTEGGFLKYRPRFKMPGVSRLGAVYPNQSFQNGQRSQGDSYGDSGSSGEGNKAAAPGAFPGTDFKLPTLTTEIIRIASERHQKGLMHPMIYQLLTQGEVKLPVTMEDETSRELPSYVDLYRPVRQTIYSVLFNLNKMKIVHENSYKEKGEPAPQKSFDVAVKEWTVRRGATRPSFEVTVAKPVDWKTPSIERMWLGKNADDKTRRLRAFLTIMHSDTPLILNTQHVPQPRLLMACVLRYMVQFGRVLQRHELDAFLAMAVSPLLHDVQTMQDLKLPNITPRGVQLASLFMSGVETAQAANDVCGAPIPAPMCCPWLFFDGKLFHFKLLKANNNTPLIDICDGQMEQVMRVERLRQAVLENLRVDFAKPLLPGGLYPGPHYPPGPYGPPGPGPYGPPGPDPMYRGRGGPMGPLLPPGPKSPGRGRGILGRSPVDSRGGQLEIAGVVVGSWRGREGPSPQVMAMSRRGMGPLRSYMPTRPLRGRPPALITGRGFAPPMRGFYSVRGARLVRRPVRVTVRPGRGRGAKASSKGRGITVDASATSSSSKAGGDNKKKEKEQPDIYEDAEDEEEAEEEEEENEEGDFVDSESGQNGTEASA comes from the exons ATGGGCATTGCAGATTTTCAGGAGTTCCTAGAAACAGACTGTTCAAGTGCTTGTGTTTCTGTGGACCTGCTAAAAATCTCCAGGGGCTTTGTACAGACGAAGAGGCGTGGTGTTGGGAGAAATGGCGGAAAcggacgtttttgtcttgttgttgatggtgaaagTTGCTTGGACAGACTGTACGGGGGCTTCTTTTCGGACTGGGTATGCGGAGGACAATGGAATCGCATGACTGCATTCCTTGCGAGTCTGATACAGGCTTGCCAGAATGCGAACATGGAGTTGATTGTTTTTTTCAATGGTGCGCtggagaaagagaagatgaaCGAATGGTTTGCGCATCAGCTGGAGCAGAAAGACAAAGTGCGCTACGTTCTTCGTCACATTGTTAACAAAGGCACCCCACCGCCCAAAGTTTGGTGGAGTGCTCCTGTTTTTGTCCAAGGCGCTTTGAGGATGGCGCTTGCACATTTGGGTGTGACAGTAGCGTGCTCTATGGATGACCATCATCAAGAGGTCATTGGCTTTTGCCGCGAGCACAACTTGCAGGGCATAATTGCACAAGAATCTGTGTATACGATCTTTGACCCACCCAGGTATTTTTCATCCAACAATCTGAAACTTACGTACAAAGGTTCTCTGGAGACAAAGGAATACATCATGGATGAAATtgctaagtgcctgaacctcAATCCCAACCGTTTCTGCATCTTTGCAGCACTTCTTG GAAACCACATCCTGACTGATGAAGATTTGCAGGAGTTCCGCAGTCAGTTTCCTGGTCACACCCCAAAACCCAAG CGTGCCCCTGTCAAACTGGATGCTGCGACCATCAAAAAAACCTGTGACTTTGTCCGCAACTTGCAAACAGTTGAAAACCTTGATCAAGTCGGAGAACTGATTTTTGG gaacTCCAAAGGGAACAAAGCTGATCTGATCAACAAGTTCAAACAGTGTGTCCAGTATTATCTCAATGGAACAGAAGGAGGCTTCCTCAAGTACCGTCCTCGTTTCAAAa TGCCAGGTGTGTCCAGACTTGGTGCTGTGTACCCCAACCAGAGCTTTCAGAATGGCCAGCGCTCACAG ggggacTCCTACGGTGACTCTGGAAGCTCAG GGGAAGGGAACAAGGCAGCAGCTCCAGGTGCCTTCCCAGGCACGGACTTCAAGCTGCCCACCCTGACCACAGAGATCATCCGCATTGCCAGCGAACGTCACCAGAAGGGCCTGATGCATCCCATGATCTACCAGCTCCTCACACAG GGTGAAGTGAAACTGCCAGTGACGATGGAAGACGAAACAAGCCGAGAGCTGCCGTCCTATGTGGACCTGTACCGCCCAGTCCGACAGACCATCTACTCTGTGCTCTTCAATCTCAACAAAATGAAGATTGTGCACGAGAACTCCTACAAGGAGAAAG GTGAGCCAGCTCCTCAGAAGTCGTTTGACGTGGCCGTGAAGGAGTGGACGGTTAGGCGGGGTGCCACCCGCCCGTCGTTCGAGGTGACGGTGGCCAAGCCCGTGGACTGGAAGACGCCCAGCATTGAGCGCATGTGGCTGGGGAAGAACGCCGATGACAAGACGCGGCGTCTCCGTGCCTTCCTGACCATCATGCACAGCGACACGCCGCTGATCCTCAACACGCAGCACGTTCCCCAGCCCCGCCTGCTGATGGCCTGTGTGCTAAG GTACATGGTGCAGTTTGGGCGTGTGCTGCAACGACATGAACTGGACGCCTTCCTGGCCATGGCCGTGTCCCCTCTGCTGCATGACGTGCAGACCATGCAGGACCTCAAG CTGCCCAACATCACCCCACGTGGAGTGCAGCTGGCCTCGCTGTTCATGTCGGGCGTGGAGACGGCCCAGGCGGCCAACGACGTGTGTGGCGCACCCATCCCTGCCCCCATGTGCTGCCCCTGGCTCTTCTTTGATGGCAAGCTCTTCCACTTCAAGCTGCTGAAGGCCAACAACAACACGCCCCTCATTGACATCTGTGACGGCCAG ATGGAGCAGGTGATGCGCGTGGAGCGGCTCAGGCAGGCGGTGCTGGAGAACCTGCGGGTGGATTTTGCCAAGCCCCTGCTGCCAGGAGGACTCTACCCGGGCCCCCACTACCCGCCCGGACCCTACGGGCCTCCGGGGCCTGGACCCTACGGGCCACCAGGACCCGACCCCATGTACAGAGGACGCGGTGGGCCCATGGGTCCCTTGCTTCCGCCGGGCCCCAAGTCCCCAGGCCGTGGTCGGGGAATACTAG GTCGCAGTCCAGTGGACAGCCGAGGAGGCCAGCTGGAGATTGCCGGAGTGGTGGTTGGGagctggagagggagggaagggcctTCACCACAGGTCATGGCCATGTCTCGCAG GGGGATGGGTCCGCTGAGAAGCTACATGCCCACCCGCCCTCTGCGCGGCCGGCCCCCAGCACTGATCACAGGACGTGGCTTTGCT CCGCCAATGAGAGGTTTCTACAGTGTGCGGGGTGCACGCTTGGTGCGCAGGCCTGTCCGGGTCACCGTTCGACCCGGCCGGGGTCGTGGGGCCAAAGCCAGTTCCAAAGGCCGGGGAATAACTGTGGATGCTTCTGCCAC GAGCAGCAGCTCCAAGGCTGGAGGAgacaataagaagaaggagaaggagcagccTGACATCTATGAGGATgcagaggacgaggaggaggctgaggaggaggaggaggagaacgaggagggcGACTTTGTCGACTCAGAGTCGGGCCAGAACGGCACTGAGGCCAGTGCTTAG